In the genome of Arthrobacter sp. PAMC25284, the window GCGACGGAGGCGTGCCGCAGCACCGAGAGCGGGATCCGGGTTCCGTCGACGGCCACAGCCCATTCCCGGGTGGCAACGTAGTCGGACGGTTCATAGCCGCCCAGCACAGGGCTCTCCTTGCGCAGCAGCAGCACCCCGGCAGGCTGGTCCGCCGTTGGCAGCACGAAATCGTAGACCCGGGACGGTGTGAAGTAGGAGGTATAGCCCATCCGGATCACGGGAGCCTCGTAGTCAGAACCCGCAACGCCTGCCGTGTAGAGCTCTTCTTCGAATACCGGCTCGACGATCGGGCCCTGTGCGGGTGTCCCGAGCCCGGCCAGGGGCATGACCTGGACCCGTTCGATGGTGTCCTGGCGGACGGAGAGGATGAGGTGCGTGGAGGTGACGCCGGCGCCGTTGACCCGGATGTCATCGGAATGCGCGACGACGGTGGCCCAGTGCTGCTCCGCCAGCGGCTTCGCGAGTTCCGCCGGATCCAGGAGCGAGACCATCGAGTTGATGGCATCCTTGTTGTGGGTCAGCAGGATCCGTTCCTGCGGTGTCCCGACGCCTGTGTCCAGCAGGAACGGCTCGGCCTCGTACAGGATCTCTTCGTCCCGGGAGATCACGGTCTGGAGCCCGGCGCCGGGGGCATCGAAGCGCAGCAGCCGGGTTTCGCTGAATTCGGAGCAGCCGATGCCCAGCACGAGGTGGCGCCGGTCCGCCGAGAGGTCGAAGCCGAGCCACATGGCGACGTCGTCCTCCTGGTAAATCACCTCATCGTCAGAGACCGGCGTGCCCAGCACGTGGGCCTTGACCTGGTAGGGCCGCCACGCGTCGTCCACAACGGTATAGAAGACGCGGGTGCCGTCGGGGGAAAAAGCGATCCCGTAGAAGACATTCTCGATCACGTCCGGAAGCAGCTCTCCGGTCCTCAGGTCCCTGATGCGCAGGGTGAAGCGCTCGTCTCCGGCGTTATCCACGGCGAAGGCGAACAGGTTCCCGTCGATGGTGGTGGCGGCCCCGCCGACGGCGAAGAACGGCTGGCCCTCGGCCTCGACGTTGCCGTCGAGCAGGATCTCTTCGCCGGCAATCTCGACGCCGGCTTCCACTGCCGGGGGAGTCCAGTCCGCGACACGGTCCCCGCTGTCCTGCGCGCGGACCCGGCAGTGAATGCCGTATTCCTTGCCCTCGACAGAACGGGAGTAGTACCACCACCCGTCCTTGCGGTTGGGCACGGAGAGGTCGGTCTCCAGGGTGCGGCCTTTGATTTCCTGGAAAAGCGCCTCGCGCAGCGGCTCCTGATGCGCGGTAACGGCTTCCTGGTAGTCGTTTTCGGCCTTCAGGTGCTCCACCACGTCCGCGGATTCCTTCGCGCGCAGCCACTCATAGTTGTCCTCGAAGGAGTCTCCGTGGTGGGTGCGGACGGTACGGACTTTCTTGGCGACAGGGGGCTGTGGCAGCGGCTGTCCGGAATTCTGGGTCATGGCCCCAATCTATCGAGCCGCGGCACCGCTGACCGCGCGCGTTCGCTACCGGGGTAGCGGCGGCGCCGGAGTCAACTCAGTTGCCCTTGGTGAGACCGTTTGCCGCCACATAATCTCCGAGCTTGCCGGCCGCCAGGGCGTCGGAGATGCCCTGGATGGCCTCGGGGTCAGTCAGGACAATTGACTGCCCGTCACTGGAGGTGCCAATGCCGTTGGTGGGCAGCGTGAACATTACGGTGTTGGCCGGGCGCACGTCCTTCAACTCCACTGCCAGGCCGGCCACGGTGGCAGCGTCCAAGGACTCGTCCACACTGATAAACGGCGAAAGGGAGCTCACCATATTGTTGATCGTGACGGGGTTGGTAAGCGTCTGTCGATTGACCGACTTCTGCATGATGGCTTTGAGGAACTCCTGCTGGTTCCGGACCCGCTGGTAGTCGCCATCGGTAAAGGCGTACCGCTCCCGGACGAAGACCAGGGCTTCCTCCCCGTTGAGGGTGTTTTTCCCTGCCGTGAACTGCCGGTCCAGACTGCTGGACGTGAAAGGCACCTTGACGTCCACAGTCACGCCGCCCAGGGCATCGGTGAGGCCCTTGAAACCTTCAAAGTCGATCATGGCCACGTGGTCGATGCGCTGGTTGAAAATCGACTCGACCGTCTGGACCATCAGCGGCGTCCCTCCCAGGGCGAGTGCGGCATTGATCTTCGCCTCGCCGTGGCCCGGAATGGTGACCCACAGATCCCGCATCAGGGACATGGTGTAAATGTTCTTGCGGTCCGCCGGAATATGCATCAGCATCAGCGTGTCGGCGCGCTGGTTGGTGGCCTGGCCGTCGGCTGCGTCCTCTCCGGTGGCGCCCCGGCTGTCGCTGCCCATCACGAGGATGTTCATTGCGCCATCCGTCTTCTTGGGCCGCGTGGATTCATCCGGGAAGGCCTGCTCGATCTTCGTTGTCCCGGAATCGAACGTGCGGCCAAGGTTGAACAGGTAGCCTGCGGCGACCACCGTAACCAGTGCAACAAGGGCGGCGACGACAATCAGTACCATCCGGCCTTTGCGTTTCTTGGCGTTACGCCGGCGCCTCGTAGCGGGCGCGGGCGGGAGGCCGTCGGTATCGTGCGGGTACGTCATCTGTTCCTCAAGTCCGGGGGGTTTGCCGCAATTCTACCAATCGGCGCTTCCATGCCCGGTGCTGTTCTTTCCCGGCAGTTCCGACGTCGACGGCGGGTCACAATGTTGCCTGCGTCACATTCATTCCCTATGTTGGTTAATGGCCGCAGCGTCGCGGCCACGCGCGATAGGGGTAGCACGTGCACGAAAAGCTCAAGGTTCTTGTCCGGCTCGACCTTGACGGCGGCGAGGCGGAAGTGGCCGCGCACGGTCATGTGACTGAGCAAAGTGTTCAGGCCCTGTATGTGGTGATGAAGCGGGCCAATCACTTGCGCGAAGGGCTGCGGCTGGTCGTGGATGTCAGCCACGCACGTGTGGAGCGGGCTGCACTGGAACAGTTGCAGGCCTGTTCAGAATCCCGCCATCTGCCTGCCTCCATTGATCCCCTGCAGTCCGACTGCCAGCTCCGGGTCCTGGCTCCCGCCGCCGCTCCGCAGACAAGGGCCCTGCGGCTCGCGGCCTGAGAGGCCGCGGCACGGGAGCTTTCCTTTCCGGGCCCCAGCCTTCCTCGTCAGGTTCCAGGCGGCGCCCTGTCGGATTCCCTGTCGGGTTTCCTGCTGCGTTTCCGGCACGCCTGTT includes:
- a CDS encoding LCP family protein codes for the protein MTYPHDTDGLPPAPATRRRRNAKKRKGRMVLIVVAALVALVTVVAAGYLFNLGRTFDSGTTKIEQAFPDESTRPKKTDGAMNILVMGSDSRGATGEDAADGQATNQRADTLMLMHIPADRKNIYTMSLMRDLWVTIPGHGEAKINAALALGGTPLMVQTVESIFNQRIDHVAMIDFEGFKGLTDALGGVTVDVKVPFTSSSLDRQFTAGKNTLNGEEALVFVRERYAFTDGDYQRVRNQQEFLKAIMQKSVNRQTLTNPVTINNMVSSLSPFISVDESLDAATVAGLAVELKDVRPANTVMFTLPTNGIGTSSDGQSIVLTDPEAIQGISDALAAGKLGDYVAANGLTKGN
- a CDS encoding S9 family peptidase; the encoded protein is MTQNSGQPLPQPPVAKKVRTVRTHHGDSFEDNYEWLRAKESADVVEHLKAENDYQEAVTAHQEPLREALFQEIKGRTLETDLSVPNRKDGWWYYSRSVEGKEYGIHCRVRAQDSGDRVADWTPPAVEAGVEIAGEEILLDGNVEAEGQPFFAVGGAATTIDGNLFAFAVDNAGDERFTLRIRDLRTGELLPDVIENVFYGIAFSPDGTRVFYTVVDDAWRPYQVKAHVLGTPVSDDEVIYQEDDVAMWLGFDLSADRRHLVLGIGCSEFSETRLLRFDAPGAGLQTVISRDEEILYEAEPFLLDTGVGTPQERILLTHNKDAINSMVSLLDPAELAKPLAEQHWATVVAHSDDIRVNGAGVTSTHLILSVRQDTIERVQVMPLAGLGTPAQGPIVEPVFEEELYTAGVAGSDYEAPVIRMGYTSYFTPSRVYDFVLPTADQPAGVLLLRKESPVLGGYEPSDYVATREWAVAVDGTRIPLSVLRHASVAQDSTAAGLVYGYGSYELSMDPGFGIPRLSLLDRGVVFVIAHIRGGGELGRHWYDDGKKLQKKNTFTDFLAATDWLAGSGWVDPARIAAMGGSAGGLLMGAIANLAPEKYAAIVAAVPFVDALTTILDPELPLSALEWEEWGNPITDADVYAYMKSYTPYENVRAVAYPKIAAVTSFNDTRVLYVEPAKWVQRLRELTTGNEPIVMKIEMDGGHGGASGRYVQWRERAWDYAFVADSLGATELLPGAGLK